One Actinosynnema pretiosum DNA segment encodes these proteins:
- a CDS encoding SagB family peptide dehydrogenase, translating into MRVKVAEHAALSYRDGTAVWDDYLHHRQFAITETAELLCRKFATFTDVDALLAPLAEADRAALRAVLDELIGARVLLVEGSPEHEAERRLLAGWGPWGVAARHYHFASRTLADAPYQGVDEHDAELDAKLGTDPPPPPFRTIGGVRVDLPAPAEDPEWGREGLRSVLLGRRTTRDFGRGPLPLRQVGEILAVLAAPSPARSRVGRSGTVFKMTPSGGGRHPVEVYAHVRAVEGVEPGWYHFDPLGHALERLGVVWAPEQLTEAAGGQEWVGEAALVLAYTGVLDRTRWRYDTSRAYRVVQMDVGHLSQTAYLVATAMGFGVGFTAALRDELVERALGCDAYHEIVLGFSALGPLLE; encoded by the coding sequence GTGCGGGTCAAGGTCGCTGAGCACGCGGCGCTGTCCTACCGGGACGGCACCGCGGTCTGGGACGACTACCTCCACCACCGCCAGTTCGCCATCACCGAGACCGCCGAGCTGCTGTGCCGCAAGTTCGCGACCTTCACCGACGTGGACGCCCTGCTGGCCCCGCTGGCCGAGGCGGACCGGGCGGCGCTGCGCGCGGTGCTGGACGAGCTGATCGGCGCGCGCGTGCTGCTGGTCGAGGGCTCGCCCGAGCACGAGGCCGAGCGGCGGCTCCTGGCGGGCTGGGGCCCGTGGGGCGTGGCGGCCCGGCACTACCACTTCGCCAGCCGCACCCTGGCCGACGCGCCTTACCAGGGCGTGGACGAGCACGACGCCGAGTTGGACGCGAAGCTCGGCACCGACCCGCCGCCCCCGCCCTTCAGGACTATCGGCGGTGTGCGCGTGGATCTTCCCGCGCCCGCCGAGGACCCCGAATGGGGGCGGGAGGGGTTGCGGAGCGTCCTGCTGGGCCGTCGCACAACGCGAGATTTTGGCCGAGGACCGCTTCCGCTCCGCCAAGTGGGTGAAATTTTGGCGGTGCTCGCCGCGCCGTCACCCGCCCGGTCCAGGGTCGGGCGGTCCGGGACCGTCTTCAAGATGACACCATCGGGCGGTGGGCGTCACCCGGTCGAGGTGTACGCGCACGTCAGGGCGGTCGAGGGCGTCGAGCCGGGGTGGTACCACTTCGACCCGCTCGGGCACGCGCTGGAGCGCCTCGGGGTGGTGTGGGCGCCGGAGCAGCTCACCGAGGCCGCTGGCGGACAGGAGTGGGTCGGCGAGGCCGCGCTCGTCCTGGCCTACACCGGGGTGCTCGACCGCACCCGCTGGCGTTATGACACGTCACGGGCTTATCGGGTGGTCCAGATGGACGTCGGGCACCTCTCGCAGACCGCGTACCTGGTCGCCACGGCGATGGGATTCGGCGTCGGTTTCACCGCCGCGCTGCGGGACGAGCTGGTGGAGCGCGCACTCGGTTGTGACGCATATCACGAGATCGTCCTGGGCTTCAGCGCGCTCGGCCCATTACTCGAATGA
- a CDS encoding DUF885 domain-containing protein → MATTAGLAEELLELVKDLDPIGAALYGLPVANAGLEDVSEAGEAGSRARALDIASRARALPEDDDPVTRAVVVQQALAIVDRIDARLVEHSITDSFFAPAGMLLAMLPMLTPSDEAQQRAYVARLAAIPEYLGQVADRHRSGRSAGRRPVARLVEAAIAHLDRYLSAERDPLARHELVAEVAAERDRVLAERVRPAFAAYREVLRELLPDGRPDERPGLCWLPDGEAAYAALARHHTTTPRTPDELHETGLAIIADLEREYAEIGGRVFGPSDAAGVFERMRTDPALRWDTEEELLEAARTAIARAEEVAPRWFGRLPAQRCVVEAVPADDAPGAPTAYYSSPALDGSRPGTYYANTHRVRERFRYQAEAIAFHEAVPGHHFQISLAQELTDLPLLRRMASVTAYLEGWGLYTERLADEMGLYSDDVARLGMLALDSMRAGRLVVDTGLHAKGWSRERAVAYLRENTPLALVEIENEVDRYIAAPGQALSYMVGRLEILRLRAAAEAALGAAFDIREFHDLVLGGGPLPLAVLDEVVTDWVNARLAN, encoded by the coding sequence ATGGCGACGACCGCTGGACTGGCCGAGGAACTCCTCGAACTGGTCAAGGACCTGGACCCGATCGGCGCGGCGCTGTACGGCCTGCCGGTGGCCAACGCGGGCCTGGAGGACGTGAGCGAGGCGGGCGAGGCCGGTTCCCGCGCGCGGGCGCTCGACATCGCCTCCAGGGCGCGGGCGCTGCCCGAGGACGACGACCCGGTGACCCGCGCGGTGGTCGTGCAGCAGGCGCTCGCGATCGTGGACCGGATCGACGCCCGGCTGGTCGAGCACTCGATCACCGACTCGTTCTTCGCGCCCGCCGGGATGCTCCTGGCGATGCTCCCCATGCTCACCCCCTCCGACGAGGCCCAGCAGCGGGCCTACGTGGCCCGCCTGGCGGCGATCCCGGAGTACCTGGGGCAGGTGGCCGACCGGCACCGCTCGGGGCGCTCAGCGGGCCGCAGGCCGGTCGCGCGCCTCGTCGAGGCGGCGATCGCGCACCTGGACCGCTACCTGTCCGCCGAGCGCGACCCGCTGGCCAGGCACGAGCTGGTCGCGGAGGTCGCGGCCGAGCGGGACCGGGTGCTGGCCGAGCGGGTGCGCCCGGCGTTCGCCGCGTACCGGGAGGTGCTGCGGGAGCTGCTGCCCGACGGGCGGCCGGACGAGCGGCCGGGCCTGTGCTGGCTGCCGGACGGCGAGGCCGCGTACGCCGCGCTGGCCCGCCACCACACCACGACCCCGCGCACGCCGGACGAGCTGCACGAGACCGGGCTGGCGATCATCGCCGACCTGGAGCGGGAGTACGCCGAGATCGGCGGTCGGGTGTTCGGCCCCTCCGACGCGGCCGGGGTGTTCGAGCGGATGCGGACCGACCCGGCGCTGCGCTGGGACACCGAGGAGGAGCTGCTGGAGGCGGCGAGGACCGCGATCGCGCGCGCCGAGGAGGTCGCGCCGAGGTGGTTCGGGCGGCTGCCCGCGCAGCGCTGCGTGGTGGAGGCGGTGCCCGCGGACGACGCGCCCGGCGCCCCGACCGCCTACTACTCCTCGCCCGCGCTGGACGGCAGCAGGCCGGGCACCTACTACGCCAACACGCACCGGGTGCGGGAGCGGTTCCGCTACCAGGCCGAGGCGATCGCCTTCCACGAGGCGGTGCCCGGCCACCACTTCCAGATCTCGCTCGCCCAGGAGCTGACCGACCTGCCGCTGCTGCGGCGGATGGCGTCCGTCACGGCCTACCTGGAGGGCTGGGGGCTCTACACCGAGCGGCTGGCCGACGAGATGGGGCTGTACTCGGACGACGTGGCGCGGCTGGGGATGCTGGCGCTGGACTCGATGCGCGCGGGCAGGCTCGTGGTGGACACCGGGCTGCACGCGAAGGGCTGGAGCCGGGAGCGGGCGGTGGCGTACCTGCGGGAGAACACGCCGCTGGCGCTGGTGGAGATCGAGAACGAGGTGGACCGGTACATCGCGGCGCCCGGCCAGGCGCTGTCGTACATGGTGGGCCGGTTGGAGATCCTGCGGCTGCGGGCGGCGGCCGAGGCGGCGCTCGGGGCGGCGTTCGACATCCGGGAGTTCCACGACCTCGTGCTCGGCGGCGGGCCGCTCCCGCTGGCCGTGCTGGACGAAGTGGTCACCGACTGGGTGAACGCTCGATTGGCGAACTGA
- a CDS encoding GyrI-like domain-containing protein — protein MADKVGFKRTVPSCTAKRDEPELVEVPDLRHLAIDGGGDPDTDACADAVSALHPVAYRLKFTSKGELGRDYVVPPPEGLWWAEDHAPFTSERDKAKWRRTLLLLLPDRVGDELLAGALDRVEAGGDPPARLREVRVEALSEGLCAQALHVGAYDDEAEPLRRVHEEFIPERGLAPTGRHHEVHLSDPRRGAPAKRRTIVRQPVTRLP, from the coding sequence GTGGCGGACAAGGTCGGCTTCAAGCGGACCGTCCCGAGCTGCACCGCCAAGCGCGACGAGCCGGAGCTCGTCGAGGTCCCCGATCTGCGCCACCTGGCGATCGACGGCGGCGGCGACCCGGACACCGACGCGTGCGCGGACGCCGTCTCGGCCCTCCACCCGGTCGCCTACCGGCTCAAGTTCACCAGCAAGGGGGAACTGGGCCGGGACTACGTCGTGCCCCCGCCGGAGGGCCTGTGGTGGGCCGAGGACCACGCCCCGTTCACCAGCGAGCGCGACAAGGCCAAGTGGCGCCGGACCCTGCTGCTCCTGCTGCCGGACCGGGTCGGCGACGAACTCCTGGCGGGCGCGCTCGACCGCGTCGAGGCGGGCGGCGACCCGCCCGCCCGGCTGCGCGAGGTCCGCGTGGAAGCGCTCTCCGAGGGCCTGTGCGCGCAGGCGCTGCACGTGGGCGCGTACGACGACGAGGCCGAGCCGCTGCGGCGCGTGCACGAGGAGTTCATCCCCGAGCGCGGCCTCGCCCCCACCGGCAGGCACCACGAGGTCCACCTGAGCGACCCGCGCCGCGGCGCCCCCGCCAAGCGCCGCACGATCGTGCGCCAACCGGTCACCAGGCTGCCCTGA
- a CDS encoding polysaccharide deacetylase family protein: MKRWGWLSTVVALAVVLVVLAVLGARESPPGGGAGEPAARLPGVTTGSSASAAPAPTVPPHPDPPSWMRRLQPGEKPPQFLLFSFDGAASKEHWDRLNPIAARTGAHVTGLLSGVYLLTEQQGAATYRGPKQGAGRSDIGFGGTQADVELRIGYLNQAIDDGHEIGTHYNGHFCAGGASSVGDWDTADWGSELEQFFQIVEKARAKGFKLDPSAVRGGRTPCLEGRWDQAFPAMRQRGLVYDTSHVSLGVQWPSVRDGVWEFPMPEVRVPALGKQVVMMDFNLWYALDGAKEKTDPANVPLFTQVVVDTYRSVLRAAANGNRAPVVIGNHFNDWAGGAFSEAVERFMGEACGAGGAVCATYTEVLQWMQLQDPEVLEHYRRMPAAMN; the protein is encoded by the coding sequence GTGAAGCGATGGGGCTGGCTCTCGACGGTGGTCGCGCTCGCGGTGGTCCTGGTCGTGCTCGCGGTGCTCGGCGCGCGGGAGTCGCCGCCGGGCGGGGGCGCGGGCGAACCGGCCGCGCGGCTGCCCGGTGTGACGACCGGGTCGTCCGCGAGCGCGGCCCCCGCGCCGACCGTTCCGCCGCACCCGGACCCGCCGTCCTGGATGCGCAGGCTCCAGCCCGGCGAGAAGCCGCCGCAGTTCCTGCTGTTCTCCTTCGACGGCGCGGCGTCCAAGGAGCACTGGGACCGGCTGAACCCGATCGCCGCGCGGACCGGCGCGCACGTCACCGGGCTGCTGTCCGGGGTGTACCTGCTGACCGAGCAGCAGGGCGCGGCGACCTACCGGGGGCCCAAGCAGGGCGCGGGCAGGTCGGACATCGGGTTCGGCGGCACGCAGGCGGACGTGGAGCTGCGGATCGGCTACCTGAACCAGGCGATCGACGACGGGCACGAGATCGGCACGCACTACAACGGGCACTTCTGCGCGGGCGGGGCGTCCAGCGTCGGCGACTGGGACACCGCGGACTGGGGCAGCGAGCTGGAGCAGTTCTTCCAGATCGTGGAGAAGGCCCGCGCGAAGGGGTTCAAGCTCGACCCGAGCGCCGTGCGCGGCGGGCGCACGCCGTGCCTGGAGGGCAGGTGGGACCAGGCGTTCCCGGCGATGCGGCAGCGCGGGCTCGTCTACGACACCAGCCACGTGAGCCTGGGCGTGCAGTGGCCGTCGGTGCGGGACGGGGTGTGGGAGTTCCCGATGCCGGAGGTCCGGGTTCCCGCGCTGGGCAAGCAGGTCGTGATGATGGACTTCAACCTCTGGTACGCGCTGGACGGCGCGAAGGAGAAGACCGATCCGGCGAACGTGCCGCTGTTCACCCAGGTCGTGGTGGACACCTACCGGTCGGTGCTGCGGGCGGCGGCGAACGGGAACCGGGCGCCGGTGGTGATCGGCAACCACTTCAACGACTGGGCGGGCGGGGCGTTCAGCGAGGCGGTGGAGCGGTTCATGGGCGAGGCGTGCGGCGCGGGCGGCGCGGTGTGCGCGACCTACACCGAGGTGCTGCAGTGGATGCAGCTCCAGGACCCCGAGGTGCTGGAGCACTACCGCCGGATGCCCGCGGCGATGAACTGA
- a CDS encoding class F sortase, whose product MVRALLAGAAVVGVLSTTAALAITAPDAVVTGLARPADPVVPHPLGDSLRSGRGVDLAGMRAGSNAPADLPVPEPPPPPAAQVRPGTVRLPLGNTAKLVRSEVTPDGVLPVPDGVGEATWWGVDLGAPEGATVLAGHVNWKGATGPFDELWRAEAGREVLVVDTSGAEYRFAVRDVLAVRKDELPRRAVELFGPSGEHRLVLVTCGGRWVGGQLGYEENRVVVATPVG is encoded by the coding sequence ATGGTGAGAGCTCTGCTGGCCGGTGCGGCGGTGGTGGGCGTCCTGTCCACCACCGCCGCTCTGGCGATCACGGCGCCCGACGCGGTGGTGACCGGGCTGGCCAGGCCCGCCGACCCGGTGGTGCCGCACCCGCTGGGCGACAGCCTGCGCAGCGGGCGCGGCGTGGACCTGGCCGGGATGCGGGCCGGGTCGAACGCGCCCGCCGACCTCCCGGTCCCCGAGCCGCCGCCACCGCCCGCCGCGCAGGTGCGGCCGGGCACGGTGCGGCTGCCCCTGGGGAACACCGCGAAGCTGGTGCGCAGCGAGGTGACCCCGGACGGGGTGCTGCCGGTGCCGGACGGCGTCGGCGAGGCGACCTGGTGGGGCGTGGACCTGGGCGCGCCCGAGGGCGCGACGGTGCTGGCGGGCCACGTGAACTGGAAGGGCGCGACGGGGCCGTTCGACGAGCTGTGGCGGGCCGAGGCGGGCCGCGAGGTGCTCGTGGTGGACACCTCGGGCGCCGAGTACCGGTTCGCGGTGCGGGACGTGCTGGCGGTGCGCAAGGACGAGCTGCCGCGGCGCGCGGTGGAGCTGTTCGGGCCGTCGGGCGAGCACCGGCTGGTGCTGGTGACCTGCGGCGGCCGGTGGGTCGGCGGGCAGCTGGGGTACGAGGAGAACCGCGTGGTGGTGGCGACGCCGGTCGGCTGA
- a CDS encoding MSCRAMM family protein — protein MTLLALPAAIAQAAPQEGLGYQHEAQPYKDRPNGPGWSGSYIWNKKQVWCVAYALKAPDSDVEYKEGDELLTKGGKSLAPDVAANISYLLLRYSTTTSADEAAGLSHLLHTWTAAPDAQAGIAIGADVPFQKVAYDEQFNYDRLPASAHEAIARMKADAEANRGPWAAQVIAPTGDQLIGTADTWTVTVSKQSGGGVGGVPVTAELTDAKIEGSDAGTAELVTPADGKPLTLKVVPTGPSPSVAVRLDSPADKPVVHVPADSAMQRIVTTGGEKKLTANASASAKTPPGIVKIGKVDSETKKPLAGAALRVTAADGSTPAVLQDESPLVGPEGTPVVLQTGADGTAVVEDLRTPQEICVIEVAAPKGYEENYDPNAPPKACGKVEPGQTLVLQLSNKPNKPIVPITIPAGSEGGVALATASFTTVTAPGAVAGFAGAVLVGGVALGLVVRRRLAA, from the coding sequence GTGACCTTGCTCGCTTTACCTGCGGCTATCGCCCAAGCGGCGCCGCAGGAGGGGCTCGGTTACCAGCACGAGGCGCAGCCCTACAAGGATCGCCCCAACGGGCCGGGGTGGTCCGGTTCCTACATCTGGAACAAGAAGCAAGTGTGGTGCGTCGCTTACGCGCTCAAGGCGCCGGACAGCGACGTCGAGTACAAGGAAGGCGACGAGCTGCTCACCAAGGGCGGCAAGTCGCTCGCGCCGGACGTCGCTGCGAACATCTCCTACCTGCTGCTGCGCTACAGCACCACGACCTCGGCCGACGAGGCCGCTGGGCTGTCGCACCTGCTGCACACCTGGACCGCCGCGCCGGACGCCCAGGCGGGCATCGCGATCGGGGCCGACGTCCCGTTCCAGAAGGTCGCCTACGACGAGCAGTTCAACTACGACCGGCTGCCCGCCTCCGCGCACGAGGCGATCGCCCGCATGAAGGCCGACGCCGAGGCCAACCGGGGCCCGTGGGCCGCGCAGGTCATCGCGCCGACCGGCGACCAGCTGATCGGCACGGCCGACACCTGGACCGTGACCGTGTCCAAGCAGAGCGGTGGCGGCGTCGGCGGGGTCCCGGTGACCGCCGAGCTGACCGACGCGAAGATCGAGGGCAGCGACGCCGGGACCGCGGAGCTGGTCACCCCGGCCGACGGCAAGCCCCTCACGCTGAAGGTCGTCCCGACCGGCCCCTCCCCCTCGGTGGCCGTTCGACTGGACAGCCCGGCCGACAAGCCGGTCGTGCACGTCCCGGCCGACAGCGCCATGCAGCGCATCGTCACCACCGGTGGCGAGAAGAAGCTCACCGCGAACGCGTCCGCCTCCGCGAAGACCCCTCCGGGGATCGTGAAGATCGGCAAGGTGGACTCCGAGACGAAGAAGCCGCTCGCGGGCGCGGCGCTGCGGGTGACCGCGGCGGACGGGTCCACCCCGGCGGTCCTGCAGGACGAGAGCCCGCTGGTCGGGCCGGAGGGCACCCCCGTGGTGCTCCAGACCGGCGCCGACGGCACCGCGGTCGTGGAGGACCTGCGCACCCCGCAGGAGATCTGCGTGATCGAGGTGGCCGCGCCGAAGGGCTACGAGGAGAACTACGACCCGAACGCGCCGCCGAAGGCGTGCGGGAAGGTCGAGCCGGGCCAGACCCTGGTCCTTCAGCTGAGCAACAAGCCGAACAAGCCGATCGTGCCCATCACCATCCCGGCCGGTTCCGAGGGCGGGGTGGCGCTGGCGACGGCGTCCTTCACCACGGTGACCGCGCCCGGCGCGGTGGCGGGCTTCGCGGGCGCCGTGCTGGTCGGCGGCGTCGCGCTGGGCCTGGTGGTCCGGCGGCGGCTGGCGGCCTGA
- a CDS encoding Bax inhibitor-1/YccA family protein: MRTSSNPAFRNLPQGGGPAGFGQQYGQAQPYGQQYGGGYPQQQASGERPITIDDVVTKTAVTLGLTLVTGLVSAWLVLTGAVNPIALTLPGMIIGLVVSLIIIFKKTPSAPLVLTYAAAEGVFLGGITGVFEAFFPGIAWQAILGTFGVFAGMLVVYKTGAIRVTPRLTKWVIGAMVGAGVLMLANLLMGLFGVNLGLRDGSPLAIVFSLVVIGIAAFSFLLDFEAANEMIRSGVPSKWAWWAAFGLMTTLVWLYLEILRLLSYFQND; encoded by the coding sequence GTGCGCACCAGCAGCAACCCCGCGTTCCGCAACCTGCCCCAGGGCGGGGGGCCCGCGGGCTTCGGGCAGCAGTACGGACAGGCTCAGCCCTACGGCCAGCAGTACGGCGGCGGCTACCCGCAGCAGCAGGCCTCGGGCGAGCGCCCCATCACGATCGACGACGTGGTCACCAAGACCGCCGTGACCCTGGGCCTGACCCTGGTCACCGGCCTGGTCTCGGCCTGGCTGGTGCTGACGGGCGCGGTCAACCCGATCGCCCTGACGCTCCCCGGCATGATCATCGGTCTCGTCGTCTCGCTGATCATCATCTTCAAGAAGACGCCGAGCGCCCCCCTGGTGCTCACCTACGCCGCGGCCGAGGGCGTGTTCCTCGGCGGCATCACCGGCGTGTTCGAGGCGTTCTTCCCCGGCATCGCCTGGCAGGCCATCCTCGGCACGTTCGGCGTGTTCGCCGGAATGCTCGTGGTCTACAAGACCGGTGCGATCCGCGTCACCCCGCGCCTGACCAAGTGGGTCATCGGCGCGATGGTCGGCGCGGGCGTGCTGATGCTCGCCAACCTGCTCATGGGCCTGTTCGGCGTGAACCTGGGCCTGCGCGACGGCAGCCCGCTGGCGATCGTCTTCTCGCTGGTCGTCATCGGCATCGCGGCCTTCAGCTTCCTGCTGGACTTCGAGGCCGCCAACGAGATGATCCGCAGCGGCGTCCCGTCGAAGTGGGCCTGGTGGGCCGCGTTCGGCCTGATGACCACCCTGGTGTGGCTGTACCTGGAGATCCTGCGCCTGCTGTCCTACTTCCAGAACGACTGA
- a CDS encoding acetyl-CoA C-acetyltransferase, with amino-acid sequence MPEAVIVSAARSPIGRAGKGSLKDVRPDDLAVQVVRAALEKVPELDPARIDDLMLGCGLPGGEQGFNLARVVSVLLGHDGLPGTTVTRYCASSLQTTRMALHAIKAGEGDVFVSAGVEVVSSFARGSSDSWPDTRNPLFAGAAERGRAAAEQGADGWQDPRELGELPDVYIAMGQTAENLALAEGVSRAEMDEFGVRSQNLAEQAIASGFWAREITPVTTPDGTVVSADDGPRAGVTLEGVSGLKPVFRPDGRVTAGNCCPLNDGAAALVVMSDVKAKELGITPLARIVSTGVSGLSPEIMGLGPVEASRRALALAGLSVSDIDLVEINEAFAAQVIPSYRQLGVDLDRLNVNGGAIAVGHPFGMTGARITTTLINSLRTHDKQFGLETMCVGGGQGMAMVLERLS; translated from the coding sequence ATGCCTGAAGCCGTCATCGTCTCAGCGGCCCGCTCCCCGATCGGCCGGGCGGGCAAGGGGTCGTTGAAGGACGTCCGGCCCGACGACCTGGCCGTGCAGGTGGTGCGGGCGGCGCTGGAGAAGGTGCCCGAGCTGGACCCGGCGCGGATCGACGACCTGATGCTCGGCTGCGGGCTCCCCGGCGGCGAGCAGGGGTTCAACCTGGCGCGGGTGGTGTCCGTGCTGCTCGGGCACGACGGGCTGCCCGGCACGACGGTGACCCGGTACTGCGCGTCCAGCCTCCAGACGACCCGGATGGCGCTGCACGCGATCAAGGCGGGCGAGGGCGACGTGTTCGTCAGCGCCGGGGTCGAGGTGGTCTCCAGCTTCGCCAGGGGCAGCTCGGACAGCTGGCCGGACACCCGGAACCCGCTGTTCGCGGGCGCGGCCGAGCGCGGCCGGGCAGCGGCCGAGCAGGGCGCGGACGGCTGGCAGGACCCGCGCGAGCTGGGCGAGCTGCCGGACGTGTACATCGCCATGGGGCAGACGGCGGAGAACCTGGCGCTGGCCGAGGGCGTCTCGCGGGCGGAGATGGACGAGTTCGGGGTCCGGTCGCAGAACCTCGCCGAGCAGGCGATCGCGAGCGGGTTCTGGGCTCGGGAGATCACCCCGGTGACCACGCCGGACGGGACGGTCGTCTCGGCGGACGACGGGCCCCGCGCCGGGGTGACGCTGGAGGGCGTGTCCGGGTTGAAGCCGGTGTTCCGGCCGGACGGGCGGGTCACCGCCGGGAACTGCTGCCCGCTCAACGACGGGGCGGCGGCGCTGGTGGTGATGAGCGACGTGAAGGCCAAGGAGCTGGGGATCACGCCGCTCGCGCGGATCGTGTCCACCGGGGTGTCCGGGCTGTCGCCGGAGATCATGGGGCTGGGGCCGGTGGAGGCCTCGCGGCGGGCGCTGGCGCTGGCCGGGCTGTCGGTGTCGGACATCGACCTGGTGGAGATCAACGAGGCGTTCGCGGCGCAGGTCATCCCGTCCTACCGGCAGCTGGGGGTCGACCTGGACCGGCTGAACGTGAACGGCGGGGCGATCGCGGTCGGCCACCCGTTCGGGATGACCGGGGCCCGGATCACCACGACGCTGATCAACTCGCTGCGGACGCACGACAAGCAGTTCGGGCTGGAGACGATGTGCGTGGGCGGCGGGCAGGGCATGGCGATGGTGCTGGAGCGGCTGAGCTGA
- a CDS encoding cystathionine beta-synthase, with protein sequence MEYVESVVDLVGNTPLVRLNAVAEGLKPLVLAKVEYLNPGGSVKDRIALRMVEAAERSGALKPGGTIVEPTSGNTGVGLALVAQQKGYKCVFVCPDKVSVDKRNVLKAYGAEVVVCPTAVAPEHPDSYYNVSDRLVAEIPGAWKPNQYANPENPASHYHGTGPELWRQTEGRITHFVAGVGTGGTISGTGRYLKEASEGRVKVIGADPEGSVYSGGSGRPYLVEGVGEDFWPDAYDRTVCDEIVAVSDADSFELTRRLAREEGLLVGGSCGMAVAAALRVAEKCGPDDVVVVLLPDGGRGYLSSVFNDQWMAQYGFLAPDSTGATVGDVLRRKDGTMPDLVHAHPNETVAEAVAIMREYGVSQMPVVNAEPPVMAAEVAGAVNERDLLDALFTGKAHLADRLESHMSVKLPTIGAGEPVGAAMTALSSADGALVLDDGKPAGVVTRQDILGFLAGR encoded by the coding sequence GTGGAGTACGTCGAGAGCGTCGTCGACCTGGTGGGGAACACGCCGCTGGTGCGGCTCAACGCGGTCGCTGAAGGGCTCAAGCCGCTCGTGCTGGCCAAGGTCGAGTACCTGAACCCCGGCGGCAGCGTGAAGGACCGCATCGCCCTGCGGATGGTGGAGGCGGCCGAGCGGTCCGGCGCCCTGAAGCCCGGCGGCACCATCGTCGAGCCGACCTCGGGCAACACCGGGGTGGGCCTGGCGCTGGTGGCGCAGCAGAAGGGCTACAAGTGCGTCTTCGTCTGCCCGGACAAGGTCAGCGTCGACAAGCGCAACGTGCTCAAGGCCTACGGCGCCGAGGTCGTGGTGTGCCCGACCGCCGTCGCGCCCGAGCACCCCGACTCGTACTACAACGTGTCGGACCGCCTCGTCGCCGAGATCCCCGGCGCGTGGAAGCCCAACCAGTACGCCAACCCGGAGAACCCGGCCAGCCACTACCACGGCACCGGCCCGGAGCTGTGGCGGCAGACCGAGGGCCGGATCACCCACTTCGTGGCGGGCGTCGGCACCGGCGGCACGATCTCCGGCACCGGCCGCTACCTCAAGGAGGCCTCCGAGGGCCGGGTGAAGGTGATCGGCGCGGACCCGGAGGGCTCGGTCTACTCCGGCGGCTCCGGGCGGCCCTACCTGGTCGAGGGCGTCGGCGAGGACTTCTGGCCGGACGCCTACGACCGCACCGTGTGCGACGAGATCGTCGCCGTCTCCGACGCCGACTCGTTCGAGCTGACCCGGCGCCTGGCCCGCGAGGAGGGCCTGCTGGTCGGCGGCTCCTGCGGCATGGCGGTCGCCGCCGCGCTGCGGGTGGCCGAGAAGTGCGGGCCGGACGACGTCGTGGTCGTGCTGCTGCCCGACGGCGGGCGCGGCTACCTGTCGAGCGTGTTCAACGACCAGTGGATGGCCCAGTACGGCTTCCTGGCCCCCGACTCCACCGGCGCGACCGTCGGCGACGTGCTGCGCCGCAAGGACGGCACCATGCCGGACCTGGTGCACGCCCACCCGAACGAGACGGTCGCCGAGGCCGTCGCGATCATGCGCGAGTACGGCGTCTCGCAGATGCCCGTCGTCAACGCCGAGCCGCCGGTCATGGCCGCCGAGGTGGCGGGCGCGGTCAACGAGCGCGACCTGCTCGACGCGCTGTTCACCGGCAAGGCGCACCTGGCCGACCGGCTGGAGTCCCACATGTCGGTCAAGCTGCCCACGATCGGCGCGGGCGAGCCGGTGGGCGCCGCGATGACCGCGCTGTCCTCGGCGGACGGCGCGCTCGTGCTGGACGACGGCAAGCCCGCCGGAGTGGTGACCCGGCAGGACATCCTGGGTTTCCTCGCCGGTCGCTGA